In one window of Tellurirhabdus rosea DNA:
- a CDS encoding nucleoside triphosphate pyrophosphohydrolase family protein has protein sequence MTTPDSLNAVAEFHRTFHHPVLETPQIPAENRCQLRVALLAEELKELEVAILEKDIVAVADALCDLQYVLSGAVLEFGLGDRFKALFDEVQRSNLSKACRTVEEAEATVQHYQAKGTECHYVESDGKFLVYRTADNKTLKNINYSPADLEGML, from the coding sequence ATGACTACCCCCGATTCATTGAATGCCGTTGCGGAATTCCACCGCACGTTTCATCACCCGGTTCTGGAAACGCCGCAGATTCCGGCCGAAAACCGCTGCCAATTGCGGGTGGCGCTGCTGGCCGAAGAGCTGAAAGAGCTGGAAGTGGCCATTCTGGAAAAAGACATCGTGGCCGTGGCCGATGCGTTATGCGATTTGCAGTACGTCCTGAGCGGGGCGGTGCTGGAGTTTGGACTCGGCGACCGGTTCAAAGCCCTCTTCGACGAAGTTCAGCGCTCGAACTTGAGCAAAGCCTGCCGGACGGTGGAGGAAGCCGAGGCAACCGTGCAGCACTACCAGGCCAAAGGCACGGAATGCCACTACGTGGAATCGGACGGCAAGTTCCTGGTGTACCGCACCGCCGACAACAAAACGCTGAAAAACATCAACTACTCCCCCGCCGACCTGGAAGGGATGTTGTAG
- a CDS encoding MarC family protein yields the protein MFNLKEILSVALILFSVIDVVGSLPIIIDLRRKTGKIESEKATLVSGLLMVLFLYAGESLLKLFGVDVSSFAVAGALIIFLLGLEMILGRNIFKEEVHTGSASIVPIAFPLIAGAGTMTTIISLKAEYATPNILSGILLNLILIYVVLKSSAWIETRLGPGGTSILRKIFGIILLAISIKLFKSNF from the coding sequence ATGTTTAATCTGAAAGAAATTCTGTCCGTTGCCCTGATTCTGTTTTCCGTGATCGACGTCGTCGGCTCTCTGCCCATTATCATCGACCTGCGCCGGAAGACGGGGAAAATCGAGTCCGAAAAGGCAACTCTGGTGTCGGGACTGCTGATGGTCCTGTTCCTGTACGCCGGGGAGTCGCTGCTGAAGCTGTTCGGCGTCGATGTGTCGTCGTTTGCCGTGGCTGGGGCCCTGATTATCTTTCTGCTGGGCCTCGAAATGATTCTGGGGCGGAACATCTTTAAGGAGGAGGTGCATACGGGCTCGGCCTCCATCGTGCCGATTGCCTTCCCGCTGATTGCCGGGGCGGGTACGATGACGACCATTATTTCGCTAAAAGCCGAATACGCCACGCCGAACATCCTGAGCGGAATTCTGCTGAATCTGATTCTGATTTACGTCGTTCTGAAATCTTCGGCCTGGATCGAAACCCGGCTGGGACCGGGCGGGACGAGCATTCTGCGCAAGATTTTCGGCATTATCCTGCTGGCGATTTCGATCAAACTGTTTAAAAGCAATTTCTGA
- a CDS encoding aminotransferase class V-fold PLP-dependent enzyme has translation MITFYPGPSKVYPRVADYAHEAIRKGVVSLNHRSPGFMEILKETVRLLHEKLQIPDEYHIAFVSSATECWEIIAQSLTLTSSLHPYSGAFGQKWKEYAQRIKPAILPGEADVLCLVQNETSNGTQVRMEALRQFRQEFTGLVAVDATSSMAGIRFDWELADVWFASVQKCFGLPAGMGVLVYSPAAVQRAELIGERDHYNSLLFIHENVLKNQTQYTPNGLAIYMLMCVLQQLPRIDTIDAITRERAARWYRFFEQKQSSWKLLVPKPEQRSDTVIAVEGTPEAVKAIKAAALAQGIILGNGYGAWKDTTFRIANFPAIEDEEIAKLKEFLRSHRH, from the coding sequence ATGATTACGTTTTATCCTGGTCCTTCCAAAGTGTATCCGCGCGTGGCGGACTATGCGCACGAAGCCATCCGCAAAGGCGTCGTCAGCCTGAACCACCGGAGTCCGGGCTTCATGGAAATCCTGAAAGAAACCGTCCGGCTGCTGCACGAAAAACTCCAGATTCCGGACGAGTACCATATCGCGTTTGTGTCCTCGGCGACCGAATGCTGGGAAATCATCGCCCAGTCGCTGACCCTGACGAGCAGCCTGCACCCGTATTCGGGGGCGTTCGGGCAGAAGTGGAAGGAGTACGCGCAGCGGATCAAGCCCGCCATTCTGCCCGGTGAGGCGGATGTGCTGTGCCTTGTGCAGAACGAAACGTCCAACGGCACGCAGGTCCGGATGGAGGCGCTGCGGCAGTTCCGGCAGGAGTTCACCGGGCTGGTGGCCGTGGATGCCACCTCGTCGATGGCCGGTATCCGTTTCGACTGGGAACTGGCCGATGTCTGGTTTGCGTCCGTGCAGAAGTGTTTCGGGCTGCCGGCGGGCATGGGCGTGCTGGTCTATTCCCCGGCGGCGGTGCAGCGGGCCGAACTGATTGGCGAGCGCGACCATTACAACAGTCTGCTGTTCATTCACGAAAACGTCCTCAAAAACCAGACGCAGTATACGCCGAACGGACTGGCCATTTACATGCTGATGTGCGTGTTGCAGCAGCTGCCCCGCATCGACACGATTGACGCCATCACCCGGGAGCGGGCGGCCCGCTGGTACCGGTTTTTTGAGCAGAAACAAAGCAGCTGGAAGCTGCTGGTGCCGAAGCCGGAACAGCGGTCGGATACCGTCATTGCGGTCGAAGGGACGCCGGAGGCCGTCAAAGCCATCAAAGCGGCGGCTCTGGCGCAGGGAATTATCCTCGGAAATGGGTACGGAGCCTGGAAGGACACCACCTTCCGGATCGCCAATTTCCCGGCCATCGAGGATGAAGAAATCGCGAAACTGAAAGAATTTCTGCGTTCTCACCGGCATTAG
- the aroQ gene encoding type II 3-dehydroquinate dehydratase yields the protein MKRILILNGPNLNLVGKREPEIYGSVSILDYIKSIESQFSDVQFHYFQSNHEGELIDKIHELGYTIDGIVINAGAYTHTSVALADALSAVKAPAVEVHISNIHARESFRHHSYLTPKCRGIVAGLGLMGYELAVRYLLSL from the coding sequence ATGAAACGAATTCTTATCCTGAACGGCCCGAACCTTAACCTCGTCGGCAAACGCGAACCCGAAATCTACGGCAGCGTTTCCATTCTCGACTACATCAAATCCATTGAGTCCCAGTTCAGTGACGTGCAGTTCCACTACTTCCAGTCCAATCACGAAGGCGAACTGATCGACAAGATACACGAATTGGGCTATACCATCGACGGGATCGTCATCAATGCCGGGGCGTACACGCATACGTCCGTGGCCCTGGCCGATGCGCTGTCGGCCGTCAAGGCGCCCGCCGTGGAGGTGCACATTTCAAACATTCATGCCCGCGAGTCGTTCCGTCACCATAGTTACCTGACACCAAAATGCCGCGGAATCGTCGCCGGACTGGGCCTGATGGGCTATGAGCTGGCCGTTCGCTATTTACTCTCGTTATGA
- the xerD gene encoding site-specific tyrosine recombinase XerD, with protein MIAVWQSYRNAFKNYLTLERSLADNSIEAYLRDVDKLREFLELDGHALTPFQVTEAHVMAYLKYLTDVGLSVHSQARMLSGLKAFYKYLLYENLIQTDPTHLIEGPRLGRKLPDTLSVPEIDDLLAAIDLSTPAGTRDRAMLEVLYSSGLRVSELLNLRLTNCFFDIGFIRILGKGSKVRLVPIGQEAIHYTRLYTEHIRNQLDITKEGEDVVFLNHRGKPLSRVFVFKMIKKLAAEAGIRKTIGPHTFRHSFATHLIEGGADLRAVQQMLGHESITTTEIYTHLDRDYLKQMMIDYHPRAKIKEPAVRRRQAQ; from the coding sequence ATGATAGCGGTTTGGCAAAGTTATAGGAATGCCTTTAAAAATTACCTGACCCTCGAACGTTCGCTGGCCGATAATTCCATTGAAGCCTACCTGCGGGATGTCGATAAACTGCGGGAATTTCTGGAACTGGATGGGCACGCCCTGACGCCGTTTCAGGTAACGGAGGCGCACGTCATGGCGTATCTGAAGTACCTGACCGACGTTGGCCTGTCGGTGCACTCGCAGGCGCGGATGCTGTCGGGCCTGAAGGCTTTTTACAAATACCTACTCTACGAAAACCTCATCCAAACCGACCCCACGCACCTGATCGAAGGGCCACGCCTGGGCCGGAAGCTGCCCGATACGCTGTCGGTGCCCGAAATCGACGATCTGCTGGCGGCCATTGACCTCTCTACTCCCGCCGGCACCCGCGACCGCGCCATGCTCGAAGTGCTGTACAGTTCCGGGCTACGCGTCTCCGAACTGCTGAATCTGCGGCTGACCAACTGTTTTTTCGACATTGGCTTTATCCGGATTCTGGGCAAGGGCAGTAAGGTCCGGCTCGTACCCATCGGGCAGGAAGCCATCCACTACACCCGGCTGTACACCGAGCACATCCGAAACCAGCTGGATATTACGAAGGAAGGCGAAGACGTGGTGTTTCTGAACCACCGGGGAAAGCCCCTGAGCCGGGTTTTCGTGTTTAAGATGATTAAAAAACTGGCGGCGGAAGCGGGCATCCGGAAAACCATCGGGCCGCACACGTTCCGGCATTCGTTCGCGACCCACCTCATCGAAGGCGGTGCCGACCTGCGGGCGGTTCAGCAGATGCTCGGCCACGAATCCATCACGACCACGGAGATTTACACCCACCTCGACCGCGATTACCTGAAGCAGATGATGATCGATTATCACCCCCGGGCCAAAATAAAAGAGCCTGCCGTCAGGCGACGGCAGGCTCAGTAG
- a CDS encoding class I SAM-dependent methyltransferase, with translation MTGFVSFFKRKILRIDRDRWNYQYDKGLWNGLRALDELARFSVIVGYVKFLKPGQPEVLEIGCGEGLLQQRLQSPNYGRYIGVDISDSAIARAQADGDEKCTYLVADMDVYQPAGAFDFIIFNESIYYSRHPLRTMRRLAEYLKPEGLMLVTINHHKHSDQLWEAIRPGFALVDETTTTTSKGICTCKVLSPLLVQE, from the coding sequence ATGACCGGATTCGTTTCTTTCTTCAAACGCAAAATTCTGCGCATTGACCGCGACCGCTGGAATTACCAGTACGACAAAGGCCTCTGGAACGGCCTGCGCGCCCTCGACGAACTGGCCCGCTTCAGCGTCATCGTCGGCTATGTGAAATTTCTGAAACCCGGCCAGCCGGAAGTGCTGGAGATCGGCTGCGGGGAGGGATTGCTCCAGCAGCGCCTGCAATCGCCTAACTACGGGCGCTACATCGGGGTAGACATATCAGACAGTGCCATCGCCAGAGCGCAGGCGGACGGCGATGAAAAATGCACCTATCTGGTCGCGGATATGGACGTGTACCAGCCTGCCGGTGCGTTCGATTTTATCATCTTCAACGAATCCATCTATTACAGCCGCCACCCGCTTAGGACCATGCGCCGCCTAGCCGAATACCTGAAGCCGGAAGGACTAATGCTCGTGACCATCAACCACCACAAGCATAGCGACCAGCTCTGGGAGGCGATTCGGCCGGGGTTCGCTCTGGTGGACGAAACCACAACGACCACCTCAAAAGGCATCTGTACCTGCAAGGTGCTCAGCCCGCTTCTGGTCCAGGAGTAA
- a CDS encoding SixA phosphatase family protein — MKKILYLVRHAKAEDRTAFQRDHDRELVSEGIMAAARVGRHLSEKGIRPDLLISSTAIRARDTGKVVAEQLHLDPEAIRLDEHLFDGGPKAYLAALNQLDEQPQSVMLFGHNPDISYFAEYLTHADVGSMSKGAVAAIEFENLQWAEVSGRTGRLLFSVSPKQLNDL, encoded by the coding sequence ATGAAAAAAATACTATATCTGGTCCGTCATGCCAAGGCAGAAGACCGGACAGCTTTTCAGCGGGACCACGACCGGGAACTGGTTTCGGAGGGAATCATGGCCGCGGCGCGGGTCGGTCGCCACCTCAGCGAAAAAGGCATTCGCCCGGACCTGCTCATCAGCAGTACCGCCATCCGGGCGCGCGATACCGGGAAAGTAGTGGCCGAACAACTACACCTCGACCCGGAGGCCATTCGCCTCGACGAACACCTGTTCGACGGCGGGCCGAAGGCGTATCTGGCGGCGCTCAACCAACTGGACGAACAGCCGCAGTCGGTGATGCTGTTCGGGCACAACCCGGATATTTCCTATTTTGCGGAGTACCTCACCCATGCCGATGTTGGTTCGATGAGCAAAGGTGCGGTCGCCGCTATTGAATTCGAGAATCTGCAGTGGGCCGAAGTGTCGGGCCGGACGGGACGCCTGCTGTTTTCCGTTTCTCCCAAACAACTGAACGATTTATGA
- a CDS encoding glycosyltransferase family 87 protein, producing the protein MFLLWVAAAVFCFFIYRFAVDVPYMDDYLLLFSITKMTDPATGIAWSDVLTQHNEHRIFLARLVALFDYMIEGHVNFKTLALTGSASVLALFYLLFRLFHRAKVSPWALTPIALLLFQPSYYNNLLWGLSVWQHSVTLAGYILFFWLAMHPTRRMQGLALGLGAVLMYSNSNGLFAWAAVVLLLGCYGRRLEAAVWLATGIGLTLLYYLADYQFYKSPSVWLANPDPIWLMRSLAGFMGGAMYLDGFPWLKGLSSPLLVWLMGIAVLGIYGLAWWEFLFRRHKDYPAVYPVLLGMTIVLVLTGLGAAVTRSNGDLMIIERYQIYSIMCLIIAYSLLVIALENSGNKWLTVLATAVTALFSFNSYLYYIPELENREKRLLAEAAEIKEHHHSPMISIFLSDPYWNALLRNTIERGILRFPEEADSAFDLVSISSSRVKSPVIFEITKRIDEGVHKTVIDVRHNTMETPTYLLLRSGSEVHLLPAEKEPERSKLRMLQHGSLYQPGTRTSFYTAPLAPGRYQIGLLRLIDDLPHTEWTEQFISR; encoded by the coding sequence ATGTTTCTGCTCTGGGTGGCCGCTGCGGTTTTTTGCTTTTTCATATACCGCTTCGCCGTCGATGTGCCGTACATGGACGACTATCTGCTGCTGTTTTCCATCACCAAAATGACCGATCCGGCCACGGGCATTGCCTGGTCGGATGTCCTGACACAGCACAATGAGCACCGGATTTTTCTGGCCCGTCTGGTTGCACTTTTCGATTATATGATCGAAGGCCATGTCAATTTCAAAACCCTGGCGTTGACGGGCAGCGCCTCCGTGCTGGCGCTTTTCTACCTGCTTTTCCGGCTTTTCCACCGCGCAAAGGTAAGTCCGTGGGCGCTTACTCCTATTGCGCTGCTGCTTTTCCAGCCTTCTTATTACAACAATCTGCTCTGGGGCCTGTCGGTCTGGCAGCACAGCGTGACGCTGGCCGGATACATTCTCTTTTTCTGGCTCGCCATGCACCCCACCCGCCGCATGCAGGGGCTGGCGCTGGGGCTGGGAGCCGTCCTGATGTATTCCAACAGCAACGGTCTTTTTGCCTGGGCCGCCGTGGTCCTGCTGCTGGGCTGTTATGGCCGTCGGCTGGAAGCGGCCGTCTGGCTGGCCACCGGCATCGGGCTGACGCTGCTGTATTATCTGGCTGATTACCAATTTTATAAAAGCCCTTCGGTCTGGCTCGCCAACCCTGACCCCATCTGGCTGATGCGGAGTCTGGCCGGTTTTATGGGGGGCGCCATGTATCTGGACGGCTTTCCGTGGCTCAAGGGGCTGTCCTCTCCCCTGCTGGTCTGGCTTATGGGCATCGCCGTGCTCGGCATTTACGGGCTTGCGTGGTGGGAGTTTCTTTTCCGGCGTCACAAAGATTATCCGGCGGTGTATCCCGTTCTGCTGGGCATGACGATTGTACTGGTCCTGACGGGCCTGGGTGCGGCCGTCACCCGCAGCAACGGCGACCTGATGATTATTGAACGGTACCAGATTTATTCCATCATGTGCCTCATCATTGCCTATTCGCTGCTGGTGATCGCGCTGGAGAATTCGGGCAATAAATGGCTGACCGTTTTGGCGACGGCCGTCACGGCGCTTTTCTCGTTTAATTCTTACCTGTATTACATTCCGGAACTGGAAAACCGGGAAAAGCGGCTGCTGGCCGAAGCGGCCGAAATTAAGGAGCATCATCACTCGCCGATGATCAGTATTTTCCTGTCCGACCCCTACTGGAACGCCCTGTTACGAAATACCATCGAGCGCGGCATTCTGCGGTTTCCGGAAGAAGCAGATTCTGCCTTTGACCTTGTTTCCATCAGCAGTTCCCGGGTGAAAAGTCCGGTTATTTTTGAAATCACCAAACGTATAGATGAGGGCGTTCACAAGACGGTGATTGACGTGAGACATAATACGATGGAAACGCCCACGTATCTGCTGCTCCGGTCGGGGTCAGAAGTTCACCTGCTCCCAGCCGAAAAAGAGCCCGAACGGAGTAAGCTCCGCATGCTGCAGCACGGCAGTCTGTACCAGCCCGGCACCCGGACCTCGTTTTACACGGCTCCGCTGGCACCCGGCCGCTACCAGATCGGACTGCTCCGCCTCATCGACGACCTGCCCCATACCGAATGGACTGAACAGTTTATCAGCCGATAA
- a CDS encoding peptide chain release factor 3, which translates to MSTIQEISRRRTFAIISHPDAGKTTLTEKLLLFGGAIQTAGAVKSNKIKKTATSDFMEIEKQRGISVATSVMTFEYRNMKINILDTPGHKDFAEDTYRTLTAVDSVILVIDCVKGVEEQTERLMEVCRMRDTPVIIFINKMDREGQAPFDLLDELEAKLNIRVRPLTWPVNMGSDFKGVYSLYDKTMNFFRINKTKVEDDVVEIDINTPVLDEKVGERDAAQLREDVELIEGVYDSFDRQPYLDGKVAPVFFGSAVNNFGVKELLDTFCDISPEPIARATDKRVVKPEESKFSGFVFKIHANLDPRHRDRIAFLRICSGTFERGKFYHHTRLDKDIRFASPFSFMADSKSLVEEGFPGDVVGLYDTGTFKIGDTLTEGEDLQYTGIPSFSPEIFKELVNLDPMKAKQLDKGIQQLTDEGVAQLFTLPIGNRKIVGTVGELQFEVIQYRLEGEYGAKCRWTPMPISKACWLTSDDKRKLDEFVRLKGMQIAYDKDQNPVFLAESDWILRMNIQNNPDIKFHTTSEFKTAVEA; encoded by the coding sequence ATGAGTACCATACAGGAAATCAGCCGCCGCCGGACCTTTGCCATTATCAGCCACCCGGACGCCGGTAAAACGACACTGACCGAAAAACTGCTCCTGTTTGGGGGCGCCATCCAGACCGCCGGGGCCGTAAAATCGAACAAGATCAAGAAAACGGCGACCTCGGACTTCATGGAAATCGAGAAGCAGCGGGGTATCTCCGTGGCGACCTCGGTGATGACGTTCGAGTACCGGAACATGAAAATCAACATTCTGGATACACCGGGCCACAAGGACTTTGCCGAGGATACCTACCGCACGCTGACGGCCGTCGATTCGGTCATTCTGGTCATCGACTGCGTGAAGGGCGTTGAGGAGCAGACCGAACGCCTGATGGAAGTCTGCCGGATGCGGGACACTCCCGTTATTATTTTCATCAATAAAATGGACCGGGAAGGCCAGGCACCTTTCGACCTGCTCGACGAGCTGGAGGCCAAACTGAACATCCGCGTCCGCCCGCTGACCTGGCCGGTCAACATGGGGTCGGATTTCAAGGGGGTGTACAGCCTGTACGACAAAACGATGAACTTCTTCCGCATCAACAAGACGAAGGTGGAAGACGACGTGGTGGAAATCGACATCAATACGCCCGTGCTGGACGAGAAAGTCGGCGAACGTGACGCGGCCCAGCTGCGCGAGGACGTGGAACTGATCGAAGGCGTGTACGACTCCTTTGACCGGCAGCCGTACCTCGATGGCAAGGTCGCTCCGGTGTTTTTCGGCTCCGCCGTGAACAACTTCGGGGTGAAGGAACTGCTTGACACCTTCTGCGACATTTCGCCGGAACCCATCGCCCGCGCGACCGACAAGCGGGTGGTAAAGCCCGAGGAGTCCAAATTCAGCGGGTTTGTCTTTAAAATCCACGCGAATCTCGACCCGCGCCACCGCGACCGGATTGCCTTCCTGCGCATCTGTTCGGGCACGTTCGAGCGGGGGAAATTTTACCACCACACGCGGCTGGACAAGGACATCCGCTTCGCCAGCCCGTTCTCGTTCATGGCCGACAGCAAAAGTCTGGTGGAAGAAGGCTTCCCCGGCGACGTGGTGGGCCTTTACGATACCGGCACCTTCAAAATCGGCGATACACTGACCGAGGGCGAAGACCTGCAATACACGGGCATTCCGAGCTTTTCGCCGGAAATCTTCAAGGAACTGGTCAACCTCGACCCGATGAAAGCCAAGCAGCTCGACAAAGGCATCCAGCAGCTGACGGACGAAGGCGTGGCGCAGTTGTTCACGCTGCCGATTGGTAACCGGAAGATCGTCGGAACGGTGGGCGAACTGCAGTTTGAAGTAATTCAATACCGGCTGGAGGGCGAATACGGCGCCAAATGCCGCTGGACGCCCATGCCGATTTCCAAAGCCTGTTGGCTGACTTCGGACGACAAAAGGAAGCTCGACGAATTTGTTCGGCTGAAAGGCATGCAGATTGCCTACGACAAGGACCAGAATCCGGTCTTTCTGGCCGAGTCCGACTGGATTCTGCGGATGAATATTCAGAACAACCCCGACATTAAATTCCACACGACTTCGGAGTTCAAGACCGCGGTCGAAGCCTGA
- a CDS encoding trimeric intracellular cation channel family protein: MEVFSLINIGGTIAFAASGTLAGLQKRLDGFGLIVVAFATAVGGGTIRDMLIGRLPVRWLQDSSVILLICAVALLTIFFRTQTGRLERSLVLFDSLGLGFFTLRGLQEGVAAGLNVPSCIILGTITACFGGVLRDIVLNEIPLLFRREIYATACMAGGVAFFLLRPHLPPTLTDTLVVALVFGIRIWAIRKNISLPQIEP; encoded by the coding sequence TTGGAAGTTTTTTCTTTAATCAACATCGGCGGCACCATTGCCTTTGCCGCTTCGGGCACGCTGGCGGGCCTGCAAAAACGCCTCGACGGATTCGGCCTCATCGTCGTGGCCTTCGCCACGGCCGTCGGCGGGGGCACCATTCGCGACATGCTGATCGGCCGGTTGCCCGTACGCTGGCTTCAGGACTCCTCCGTCATTCTTTTGATTTGTGCCGTCGCCCTGCTGACCATTTTTTTTCGTACCCAAACCGGCCGCCTCGAACGCTCGCTGGTCCTGTTCGACTCGCTCGGCTTGGGCTTTTTCACGCTCCGGGGGCTTCAGGAAGGCGTGGCGGCGGGGTTGAATGTGCCTTCCTGCATCATTCTCGGCACCATAACGGCGTGTTTTGGAGGCGTGCTCCGGGATATTGTGCTCAACGAAATTCCGCTCCTGTTTCGCAGGGAAATATACGCCACGGCCTGCATGGCGGGCGGCGTCGCCTTTTTTCTGCTCCGGCCCCACCTGCCGCCGACCCTGACCGATACGCTGGTGGTGGCGCTGGTGTTCGGTATCCGCATCTGGGCGATCCGAAAAAATATCTCGCTGCCGCAGATTGAGCCGTGA
- a CDS encoding transposase, with translation MQGRKEYSENLIINFRLSSHVPRHNFYWRLKETLDLSFLYQGTKELYGRTGHQSIDPVVFFKFMIISHLENITSDQKLVEHCSMRLDLLYFLGYNLDDPLPWHSTLSRTRKLYPEKLFEALFDQVFKLCVANNMVSGRRVAIDSAPVKANASMETLLEKQPGRPGPQLLQPGENQHEPVVFEPKVNTRPAAPVITASEHQLKRLAKHQQNLKRTPTALGASNDKAQLLSNKTHYSPTDPDARISVKPGKARKLLSANKSVQHSDTKKTQAV, from the coding sequence ATGCAAGGCAGAAAGGAGTATAGCGAAAACCTAATCATCAATTTCCGGCTCTCCAGCCATGTTCCAAGGCACAATTTTTATTGGAGGTTGAAGGAAACTTTAGATTTGTCTTTTCTCTATCAGGGCACTAAAGAGCTCTATGGCCGAACAGGACATCAGTCTATTGACCCAGTGGTTTTCTTTAAATTTATGATTATCAGCCACCTGGAGAACATCACTTCTGATCAAAAGCTGGTTGAGCATTGCTCTATGCGACTGGATTTGCTGTATTTTTTGGGCTATAACCTGGATGACCCACTACCCTGGCACTCCACCCTGAGTCGTACTCGAAAACTCTACCCTGAAAAACTCTTTGAAGCACTATTTGATCAGGTGTTCAAGCTTTGCGTAGCCAATAATATGGTATCCGGTCGTCGGGTCGCCATCGATTCGGCACCTGTCAAGGCTAACGCCTCAATGGAAACACTGTTAGAGAAACAACCTGGCAGACCTGGCCCACAATTACTTCAGCCGGGTGAAAACCAGCATGAGCCAGTGGTCTTTGAACCTAAAGTCAATACCCGTCCAGCGGCACCGGTCATTACTGCTTCTGAACATCAGCTTAAAAGACTAGCCAAGCACCAGCAAAACTTGAAGCGTACTCCTACCGCCTTAGGGGCTAGCAATGACAAGGCACAGTTATTAAGCAATAAAACGCACTATAGCCCTACCGATCCCGATGCCCGCATTTCGGTCAAACCGGGCAAGGCTCGCAAACTGTTAAGTGCCAATAAAAGTGTACAGCACAGTGACACTAAAAAGACACAGGCCGTTTGA
- the istB gene encoding IS21-like element helper ATPase IstB: MEHLKDKLKSLRLPWMAQALALRNEYALANSVSYLAFLELLIEDETAQRQANAYQKRLMASHINVQKTLDNYDFSYQPGVDKKLMYDLGTGRFIRQKENVLLLGKPGVGKTHLAQALGHQALKLGYRVLFIHANELIERLQTARGDGSYRLALQKLLQPELLIIDEIGFKKLPVAGLDDFFEVIRSRYEQGSIIVTTNRNFEDWGALLGDTVMASAIIDRLVHHATVIRITGNSYRVKSLLREEVPAVEPGLNGQTHP, from the coding sequence ATGGAACACCTGAAAGATAAACTCAAAAGCCTGCGGTTGCCCTGGATGGCGCAGGCCCTGGCCCTGCGTAACGAGTACGCCCTGGCCAACTCGGTCAGCTATCTGGCGTTTCTGGAGCTACTCATCGAAGATGAAACAGCCCAGCGACAGGCCAACGCCTACCAGAAACGGCTGATGGCCTCCCACATCAACGTCCAGAAAACGCTGGACAACTATGACTTCAGCTATCAGCCGGGTGTGGACAAGAAGTTGATGTACGATCTGGGCACAGGTCGCTTCATTCGTCAGAAGGAAAATGTGCTTCTGCTGGGTAAGCCCGGCGTGGGCAAGACGCATCTGGCGCAGGCCCTGGGCCACCAGGCGTTGAAGCTGGGCTACCGCGTGTTGTTCATTCATGCCAACGAGTTGATCGAACGCTTACAGACGGCACGGGGCGATGGCTCCTATCGGTTGGCGTTACAGAAACTTCTGCAGCCTGAGTTGTTGATTATTGACGAAATTGGTTTCAAGAAGCTACCGGTGGCCGGGCTGGATGACTTCTTCGAGGTAATACGCAGCCGGTATGAGCAAGGCTCAATCATTGTAACGACGAACCGCAACTTTGAGGACTGGGGCGCACTGCTGGGCGACACTGTGATGGCCAGTGCCATCATTGACCGACTGGTGCACCATGCGACTGTGATCCGCATTACGGGTAACAGTTACCGGGTTAAGTCTTTATTGCGCGAGGAGGTTCCGGCGGTAGAGCCTGGGCTGAACGGCCAAACCCATCCTTAA
- a CDS encoding helix-turn-helix domain-containing protein, with protein sequence MYQMDMYLTIQTLRNRGMSQQQIANQLGISRRTVRKILDRLAQGHQQPARQVRSKKLDDSFQAVKALFEQGLTAKLIFQRLTTRQPPIQVSYRSVVRFVNQLKGKEVYVYQHSAPGSEAQVDFGYLGQFEHQGKQRKVWVFAMLLAHSRYAYYRAVLDQSVATFIECHWRAFDGAARAVLWWGSPERKD encoded by the coding sequence ATGTACCAGATGGATATGTACCTTACCATTCAGACCCTCCGCAACCGCGGGATGAGTCAACAACAGATTGCCAACCAGCTTGGCATCTCCCGTCGCACCGTTCGTAAGATTTTGGACCGGCTTGCGCAGGGACATCAACAGCCCGCCCGTCAGGTGCGCAGCAAGAAGCTCGACGATTCCTTCCAGGCCGTCAAGGCGCTCTTCGAGCAGGGCCTGACGGCGAAGCTTATCTTCCAGCGACTTACCACCCGGCAGCCACCCATCCAGGTTTCTTACCGCTCGGTAGTACGCTTTGTCAATCAACTGAAGGGAAAAGAAGTCTACGTCTATCAGCACAGCGCACCGGGCAGCGAAGCGCAGGTTGATTTCGGCTATCTGGGCCAATTCGAGCATCAGGGTAAGCAGCGAAAGGTATGGGTGTTCGCCATGCTGCTGGCCCACAGCCGGTACGCCTACTACCGGGCCGTGCTGGACCAAAGCGTCGCTACCTTCATTGAGTGCCACTGGCGGGCCTTCGACGGGGCCGCCCGTGCGGTTCTTTGGTGGGGTTCCCCTGAGCGTAAAGATTGA